Proteins encoded within one genomic window of Alteribacter populi:
- the xylA gene encoding xylose isomerase, which translates to MAYFKNVNKVNYEGPSTQNPFAFKYYNPEETMKNGQTMEEFLRFSVAYWHTFVGDGSDPFGQGTMVRPWNKFSGMDLAKARVEAGFELFEKLNVPFFCFHDVDIAPEGETLKETYDNLDEIVGMLKGYMKTSKTKLLWNTANMFTHPRWLHGAASSPNADVFAYAAAKVKKGLEVGKELGAENYVFWGGREGYETLLNTDMKLEQDNLARFFHMAKDYAQEIGFDAQFLIEPKPKEPTKHQYDFDVATGLAFLQSYDLTDHFKFNIEANHATLAGHSFEHELRVARINGMLGSVDANQGDTLLGWDTDEFPTDMYATTLAMYEILKNGGLGTGGLNFDAKLRRGSFEPDDLFHGHIAGMDSFAIGAKVAERLIEDKVFDSFVDERYSSYKEGIGLDIVEGKTDLHKLEKYALELGSIRNHSGRQEKLKGLLNQYLLEALTK; encoded by the coding sequence GTGGCCTATTTTAAAAATGTAAACAAAGTAAACTATGAAGGACCTAGCACTCAAAATCCTTTTGCATTCAAGTATTATAATCCAGAAGAAACAATGAAAAATGGGCAGACGATGGAGGAGTTTTTACGATTTTCTGTTGCTTACTGGCATACCTTTGTCGGAGACGGATCAGATCCTTTTGGGCAAGGAACGATGGTGCGACCATGGAATAAATTTTCAGGAATGGATTTAGCGAAAGCTCGTGTGGAAGCGGGTTTTGAGTTGTTTGAAAAGTTGAATGTACCGTTTTTCTGTTTCCACGATGTTGATATTGCACCAGAAGGCGAAACATTAAAGGAAACCTATGATAATTTAGACGAAATCGTAGGAATGCTGAAAGGTTACATGAAAACAAGTAAAACAAAATTACTATGGAATACGGCCAATATGTTTACACACCCTCGCTGGCTTCATGGGGCAGCTTCTTCTCCTAATGCAGACGTTTTTGCTTATGCTGCAGCAAAAGTAAAAAAAGGTTTAGAGGTTGGTAAAGAGCTCGGTGCTGAAAACTACGTGTTTTGGGGCGGACGAGAAGGGTATGAAACACTCTTAAACACAGACATGAAGCTAGAGCAGGATAACCTCGCACGCTTTTTCCATATGGCTAAAGATTACGCCCAGGAAATCGGATTTGATGCGCAATTTTTAATCGAGCCGAAGCCAAAAGAGCCTACGAAGCATCAGTATGATTTCGATGTAGCGACGGGATTGGCATTCTTGCAATCATACGACCTCACGGATCATTTTAAATTTAATATTGAGGCAAATCACGCAACACTTGCTGGACATTCTTTCGAGCATGAACTACGTGTTGCGAGAATTAACGGGATGCTAGGGTCTGTTGATGCAAACCAAGGAGATACACTTTTAGGGTGGGATACAGATGAGTTTCCTACAGATATGTACGCAACCACACTAGCAATGTATGAAATTTTGAAGAACGGCGGGCTTGGCACTGGAGGATTAAACTTCGACGCTAAACTAAGAAGGGGTTCATTTGAGCCGGATGATTTATTCCACGGGCATATTGCGGGAATGGATAGTTTTGCGATCGGTGCAAAAGTGGCAGAACGGTTAATTGAAGACAAAGTATTTGATTCCTTTGTAGATGAACGATACAGCAGCTATAAAGAAGGAATCGGCCTTGATATTGTCGAAGGGAAAACAGATCTTCATAAGCTAGAAAAGTATGCTCTTGAATTGGGAAGTATTCGCAACCATTCTGGAAGACAGGAAAAGTTAAAAGGTCTTCTTAACCAATATTTATTAGAAGCTTTGACGAAATAA
- a CDS encoding sugar kinase, with the protein MTVSSTIDVVTIGESMVLFQPMQEGQIKYAPLFTNSIGGAESNLALALSRLGMKTRWISRVGQDPFGEMILSTLSGEGVDVSRVVADDSANTAVFFKETKGFGDPNVYYFRKRSAASKLSIHDIQENWFHGAKHLHVTGITPALSENAEEMVREAMRQARSKGMTISFDPNIRKKLWSEQKSREVILSLLPLCDVFLPGVDEAEFLLGEMTEEDYMKAFQEMGPPVIALKLGEKGAIARYFEHNHIGTAYKVKQIVDTVGAGDAFAAGFLSVLLNQPDPLSEPSLKESFPHAIARANVMGALATQYKGDWEGVLTLEELEGIMCGKQKVTR; encoded by the coding sequence ATGACTGTGAGTTCCACTATAGACGTTGTAACCATAGGGGAGAGTATGGTGTTGTTTCAACCAATGCAAGAAGGACAGATCAAGTATGCACCCCTGTTCACGAACTCAATTGGGGGTGCTGAATCCAATTTGGCGTTAGCCCTCTCAAGACTAGGAATGAAAACTCGTTGGATTAGTCGAGTCGGCCAGGATCCTTTTGGTGAAATGATTCTCTCCACACTGTCGGGCGAAGGGGTAGACGTTTCTCGTGTAGTCGCTGATGATTCAGCAAATACTGCAGTCTTTTTTAAAGAAACGAAAGGTTTTGGAGATCCTAATGTTTATTATTTTAGGAAGCGTTCAGCTGCTAGTAAGTTATCGATTCATGATATTCAAGAAAATTGGTTCCATGGCGCGAAGCATTTACACGTCACAGGCATTACACCGGCATTAAGTGAAAATGCAGAAGAAATGGTAAGAGAAGCAATGAGGCAAGCGAGGTCAAAGGGCATGACCATTTCATTTGATCCCAATATACGTAAAAAGCTTTGGAGTGAACAAAAGTCACGAGAAGTTATTTTGTCGTTACTCCCACTATGCGACGTCTTTTTGCCAGGTGTGGATGAAGCGGAATTTTTACTAGGGGAAATGACAGAAGAGGACTATATGAAAGCATTTCAAGAGATGGGCCCTCCGGTTATTGCTCTAAAACTCGGTGAAAAAGGAGCAATTGCCAGGTACTTCGAGCATAATCATATCGGGACTGCTTATAAAGTCAAGCAGATTGTCGATACAGTCGGAGCAGGAGATGCATTTGCTGCGGGATTTTTATCGGTCCTGCTCAATCAGCCGGATCCACTTAGTGAACCCTCACTTAAAGAAAGCTTTCCTCACGCCATCGCTCGGGCAAATGTGATGGGGGCTTTAGCTACCCAATATAAAGGAGACTGGGAAGGAGTCCTAACTTTAGAAGAATTAGAGGGCATTATGTGCGGGAAGCAAAAGGTTACTCGATAG
- the uxaC gene encoding glucuronate isomerase, which translates to MTALIHDDFMLNTEAAKRLYHEYAKEMPIFDFHCHLSPEEIATDKKFESISEIWLHGDHYKWRAMRTLGVKEELITGEASDREKFKAWAKVVPYTIGNPLFHWTHLELKRYFGINRLLTEETSDDIWEQLNEMLQTPEFSSQKIIEKSNVKAICTTDDPIDTLKFHESIDDNKSFQTKVLPTFRPDKIVNVESESFIHYIHKLGATEEVTITSYKDLLKVIETKAHYFNKRGCCVSDHGLNIFPFSMCTYDEASAIFKKLILGEKVSRIEVDKYKTYTLVFLGKLYHSLGWVMQLHLGAIRSNNDRMFKRVGPDTGFDSIHDYQLASSLNGYLNELDKEDQLPKTIIYNLNPSQNYVVATTIGNFQREGVKGKIQFGSGWWFNDHKDGMVRQMTDLSNVGIFSSFIGMLTDSRSLLSFTRHEYFRRILCDYVGGWIDRGEAPAEYEFLGSIIKDICYNNAENYFEI; encoded by the coding sequence ATGACGGCACTGATCCATGATGATTTTATGTTAAATACTGAAGCGGCAAAAAGGCTATACCATGAGTATGCGAAGGAAATGCCGATCTTTGATTTTCATTGTCATTTGTCACCAGAAGAGATCGCTACCGATAAAAAGTTTGAATCGATATCTGAAATTTGGCTGCACGGAGATCATTATAAGTGGAGAGCAATGCGAACTTTAGGGGTAAAAGAAGAGCTGATAACAGGAGAAGCTTCGGACAGAGAGAAATTTAAAGCTTGGGCAAAAGTGGTACCTTATACGATTGGGAACCCGTTGTTTCACTGGACACACTTGGAACTAAAGCGGTACTTTGGGATCAATCGTTTGTTGACTGAAGAAACGAGTGATGACATCTGGGAGCAATTAAACGAAATGCTACAAACTCCTGAGTTTTCGTCTCAAAAAATAATCGAAAAGTCGAACGTGAAAGCGATTTGTACAACAGATGATCCGATTGATACGTTAAAATTCCATGAATCAATTGATGATAATAAAAGCTTTCAAACGAAAGTTTTACCGACGTTTCGACCTGATAAAATTGTAAATGTTGAAAGCGAATCATTTATTCACTATATTCACAAACTGGGTGCAACTGAGGAGGTTACTATTACTTCGTATAAAGACCTGTTAAAAGTAATTGAGACAAAAGCACATTATTTTAATAAAAGAGGCTGTTGTGTGTCTGATCATGGTTTAAATATTTTTCCATTTTCGATGTGTACTTATGATGAAGCCTCAGCTATTTTCAAAAAGCTCATTTTAGGTGAGAAGGTGTCCAGAATAGAAGTGGATAAGTATAAAACGTATACTTTAGTTTTTTTAGGCAAGCTCTATCATTCACTCGGATGGGTGATGCAATTACATTTGGGAGCGATTAGAAGTAATAACGATAGAATGTTTAAAAGGGTTGGACCTGACACGGGGTTTGATTCTATTCATGATTATCAGTTGGCAAGCTCATTGAATGGGTACTTAAATGAATTAGATAAAGAAGATCAGTTACCTAAAACAATTATCTATAACTTAAATCCATCACAAAACTATGTTGTAGCAACGACAATAGGCAATTTTCAGCGTGAAGGAGTAAAAGGCAAAATTCAATTTGGTTCTGGCTGGTGGTTTAACGATCACAAAGATGGTATGGTCCGACAAATGACAGACTTATCCAATGTCGGTATTTTTAGTAGCTTTATCGGTATGCTTACGGACTCTAGAAGTCTGTTATCTTTTACTAGGCATGAATACTTTAGAAGGATTCTCTGTGATTATGTTGGAGGGTGGATTGATAGAGGAGAGGCTCCTGCAGAATACGAATTTTTGGGAAGTATAATCAAGGATATTTGTTACAACAATGCAGAAAATTATTTTGAAATATAA
- a CDS encoding GntR family transcriptional regulator, producing MKIVKDNELGKLSIRDYVYLSLKERILSLELEPNTKISEKEIAEALEVSRTPVREAFLKLSEEGLLEIVPQSGTTVSKIDLYLVEEGRFVREKLETAIVSEACVSFSMPFFVQLESNLTLQEISIKKDYTRMFELDEEFHKILFYGCGKTRTWEITQQMNTQFKRLRILRLLSTELDWDIIVLQHREIHRLISNGRAKEAEKVMKEHLQLVDFEKETLLKQYPHYFKKLSLHNHLT from the coding sequence ATGAAGATAGTAAAAGATAATGAGCTTGGGAAATTGTCGATCAGAGATTATGTCTATTTATCTCTAAAAGAAAGAATCCTCTCATTAGAGTTAGAACCCAACACTAAGATTTCAGAAAAAGAAATTGCTGAAGCATTAGAAGTAAGTAGAACCCCGGTGCGAGAAGCATTTTTGAAGTTGTCTGAGGAAGGGTTACTGGAAATTGTTCCTCAGAGTGGAACAACTGTTTCAAAAATTGATCTTTATTTAGTAGAAGAGGGTCGGTTTGTACGCGAGAAATTAGAAACAGCGATTGTAAGTGAAGCGTGTGTTAGTTTTTCTATGCCTTTTTTCGTTCAACTCGAGTCGAACCTAACGCTTCAAGAGATTAGCATCAAAAAAGATTATACAAGAATGTTCGAGCTTGATGAAGAGTTCCATAAAATCCTTTTTTACGGATGTGGGAAAACAAGGACATGGGAAATCACCCAACAAATGAATACTCAATTTAAAAGATTGCGGATTTTGAGGTTATTATCAACTGAATTAGATTGGGATATTATTGTTCTTCAACATAGAGAAATACACAGGCTCATTTCAAATGGTCGAGCGAAGGAAGCTGAGAAAGTGATGAAAGAACATTTACAATTAGTTGATTTTGAGAAAGAAACCTTATTAAAACAATATCCACATTATTTTAAAAAGCTTTCTTTACATAATCACTTAACTTGA
- the uxuA gene encoding mannonate dehydratase, protein MKISFRWFGKNDDSVALREIKQIPGMDSIVGGLFDIPVGGVWPEDRVIELHNEVKSSGLKLDVIESVNIHEDIKLGLPTRDHYILNYQETIRNLSKIGIKVICYNFMPVFDWTRSSLAKELSDGSTVLAYDREKIEKEDPQQIVEQIERSSNGFSLPGWEPERLKTIKELFKMYEDITEEDLFNNLKYFLEKVIPVAEECDIKMAIHPDDPPWQVFGLPRIVTNKENLERIVKLVDSSSNGLTLCSGSLGANPNNDIPDIFRYFSEMGKVPFAHVRNIKHYENGDFEESSHRSSDGSLDIYGIIKALHDTKFDGYLRPDHGRMIWGEQARPGYGLYDRALGIMYILGIWDSLEHEK, encoded by the coding sequence TTGAAAATATCTTTTCGTTGGTTCGGAAAAAATGATGACAGTGTAGCATTGCGGGAAATTAAACAAATACCTGGTATGGATAGTATTGTAGGTGGCCTGTTTGATATTCCGGTTGGAGGTGTCTGGCCTGAAGACAGAGTGATAGAACTTCACAACGAAGTAAAAAGTAGTGGATTGAAGCTTGACGTCATTGAAAGCGTCAATATCCATGAAGATATCAAGCTTGGTTTACCAACGCGGGATCACTACATTTTAAATTATCAAGAAACGATCAGGAACCTTTCAAAAATAGGGATTAAAGTGATTTGTTATAACTTTATGCCTGTTTTTGATTGGACAAGGTCCTCCCTTGCTAAAGAGTTATCCGACGGCTCTACTGTTCTTGCCTATGATAGAGAGAAGATTGAAAAAGAAGACCCTCAACAGATCGTAGAACAAATTGAAAGAAGTTCAAACGGGTTCTCGTTACCGGGGTGGGAGCCGGAGCGACTAAAAACAATTAAAGAGTTATTTAAAATGTATGAAGATATAACAGAAGAAGACTTATTTAACAACTTAAAATATTTCTTAGAAAAAGTTATTCCAGTAGCCGAGGAATGCGATATTAAGATGGCCATTCATCCGGATGATCCCCCTTGGCAGGTGTTTGGTTTGCCGCGGATCGTGACAAATAAAGAAAATTTAGAGCGTATCGTTAAGTTAGTTGATAGCTCATCTAATGGTTTAACGCTTTGCTCGGGATCCTTAGGCGCTAATCCTAATAATGATATCCCTGACATTTTTAGATATTTTTCAGAGATGGGAAAAGTGCCATTTGCCCATGTAAGAAATATTAAACATTATGAAAACGGTGATTTCGAAGAGTCCTCACATCGAAGTTCGGATGGGTCACTGGATATTTATGGAATTATTAAAGCGCTCCATGACACTAAATTTGACGGGTATTTACGACCTGATCATGGACGAATGATTTGGGGGGAGCAAGCACGTCCTGGATACGGGTTATACGATCGTGCTTTAGGAATTATGTATATACTTGGAATTTGGGATAGCTTAGAGCACGAGAAATAG
- a CDS encoding ROK family transcriptional regulator translates to MSAYQQSIKISNKFLVLQSIKNHEPISRAHLSQQLNLTKATVSSLVEELIEEGYCHQTGPGKSSGGRRPLMLKFNEKTGYSIGIDIGVNYVLGILTDLRGNIMFEKNQKMNTNDFNQTILFIEEVISEFIQKGAESNRGVIGIGIGVPGIVNLDGNVLYTPNLQWEQADLKNIISEKYSLPVIVENEANAGAYGEKCFGVGKESADLVYISLGIGIGTGLILDNKLYRGKSGLSGEMGHMIIESQGKLCGCGSKGCWELYASERALINRAHEVIGSKYGSEPSLEGLMDAARKDHEVKTLFDEIGYYLGVGINNIINTFNPEQIIIGNRLTIAKDHLHTSLMQVIKEKTLNEHQTNLTVNYANLSQYSTALGSSAYSIEHYFKEIFQTDIAF, encoded by the coding sequence ATGAGCGCATATCAACAATCGATAAAGATCAGTAATAAATTTTTAGTTTTACAATCAATAAAAAATCACGAGCCAATTTCTCGAGCTCACTTGTCCCAGCAACTGAACCTTACAAAAGCGACAGTATCAAGCTTAGTCGAAGAATTGATTGAAGAAGGCTATTGTCATCAAACCGGCCCAGGAAAATCGAGTGGTGGCAGACGCCCACTGATGCTAAAGTTTAATGAAAAGACAGGATATTCTATTGGGATTGATATAGGCGTAAACTATGTGCTTGGTATTTTGACTGACCTTCGTGGAAACATTATGTTCGAGAAAAACCAAAAAATGAACACCAATGATTTCAACCAAACGATTCTTTTCATAGAAGAGGTTATTAGCGAATTTATTCAAAAAGGCGCGGAAAGTAACCGTGGCGTTATCGGTATTGGTATCGGGGTTCCAGGCATCGTTAACCTTGATGGAAACGTTTTATACACACCTAACCTACAATGGGAGCAAGCAGACTTAAAAAATATTATCTCGGAAAAATATTCATTACCTGTGATTGTTGAAAATGAAGCAAATGCAGGTGCGTACGGAGAAAAGTGTTTCGGTGTCGGGAAGGAGTCTGCCGATCTCGTTTATATCAGCCTTGGTATTGGGATTGGAACTGGACTCATTTTAGATAATAAACTCTACAGAGGTAAAAGTGGACTAAGTGGAGAGATGGGGCACATGATCATTGAGTCCCAAGGGAAATTATGTGGCTGTGGCAGTAAAGGCTGTTGGGAACTTTATGCATCTGAAAGAGCATTGATTAACCGAGCCCACGAAGTAATTGGCAGTAAATATGGCAGCGAACCCTCACTTGAAGGATTAATGGATGCTGCTAGAAAAGATCATGAGGTCAAAACATTATTTGATGAGATAGGATATTATTTAGGTGTTGGAATTAACAACATAATAAACACCTTTAACCCCGAACAAATCATCATCGGAAACAGACTCACGATCGCAAAAGACCACCTTCACACATCACTAATGCAAGTGATTAAAGAGAAGACATTAAACGAACATCAAACAAACCTAACCGTCAATTACGCAAATTTATCGCAATACTCAACAGCTCTAGGCAGCTCAGCCTACTCAATAGAACATTACTTTAAAGAAATCTTCCAAACAGACATAGCCTTCTAG
- a CDS encoding alpha-glucuronidase family glycosyl hydrolase, translating into MRFYDHYNTSLNDDIDLEHESSYNAWLQYAWIGDLEYKKQIERYTNELVTLEQSSIIHSATTELNQALFSMLNSQPRVSMSLSSTTGLVLATTKQERQLPSTIRLEDIEDEGYAIKTHDNQTIYIVGRSDKGILYGTFHLLRLIQMKKDLDNLDILENPANQFRMINQWDNVDSSVERGYSGNSIFYRDNQFSSNLTRIKDYARLLSSTGVNAISINNVNVHQIETNFITSEFLPDVKKVASIFRAYGITTFLAINYASPIGIGNMETADPLNPSVQQWWKEAVKEIYESIPDFGGFIVKADSENRPGPFTYNRNHADGANLLAKALEPYNGVVIWRCFVYNCKQDWRDRETDRARAAYDHFTPLDGKFNDNVILQIKNGPMDFQVREPVSPLIGALKDTNQILEFQIAQEYTGQQRHLCYLIPQWKEVLDFDTYAKGKGTEVKTIVNGSLYNNKYSGISAVSNIGNDYNWTGHTLAQANLYGFGRLIWNPDLSADEITDEWVRMTFGNESQTVEVVSHMLSQSWEIYENYTSPLGVGWMINPGHHYGPNIEGYEYSAWGTYHFSDRDGTGVNRTLKNGTGYTGQYFSPNKEIYESIERCPDELLLFFHHVPYSHQLKSGETVIQHIYNTHFEGVEQVERLAADWRELEGKVDKVRFNDVLSKLEEQLEHSKEWRDIINTYYYRKSGIDDRFKRKIY; encoded by the coding sequence ATGCGTTTTTATGATCATTATAATACGAGCTTGAATGACGATATCGACTTAGAGCATGAGAGCAGCTACAACGCGTGGTTACAATATGCGTGGATCGGAGACTTAGAATACAAAAAACAGATAGAACGATATACGAATGAATTGGTGACGTTAGAGCAGTCGAGCATCATTCATTCGGCTACGACAGAGTTAAATCAAGCATTATTTTCAATGCTTAATAGTCAGCCGCGAGTATCCATGAGCTTAAGCTCTACAACAGGCCTTGTTCTTGCAACAACAAAACAAGAGAGACAGCTTCCTTCAACAATCCGTTTAGAAGATATTGAAGATGAAGGGTATGCGATTAAAACTCACGATAACCAAACAATCTATATCGTGGGTCGATCAGACAAAGGAATTTTATATGGAACGTTTCATTTGCTACGTCTGATACAAATGAAGAAGGACCTTGATAATCTTGACATTCTTGAAAACCCGGCAAATCAATTTAGAATGATCAACCAGTGGGATAATGTCGATAGTAGCGTGGAGAGAGGATACTCAGGAAATTCAATTTTTTATAGAGACAATCAATTTTCAAGTAACTTAACAAGAATTAAGGACTATGCGCGTCTTTTATCTTCTACTGGGGTTAATGCGATTTCAATAAACAACGTAAATGTGCATCAAATTGAAACCAATTTTATTACAAGTGAGTTTTTGCCTGATGTAAAAAAAGTGGCTTCGATTTTCAGGGCATACGGCATTACGACGTTTTTAGCTATAAATTACGCGAGCCCTATAGGGATTGGAAATATGGAAACAGCGGATCCTTTAAATCCATCCGTTCAACAATGGTGGAAAGAAGCTGTGAAAGAAATCTATGAATCGATCCCTGATTTTGGCGGGTTTATTGTAAAGGCAGACTCAGAGAATCGGCCGGGACCTTTTACTTATAACAGAAACCATGCTGACGGCGCGAATTTGTTAGCAAAAGCTTTAGAGCCATACAATGGCGTTGTCATCTGGCGGTGCTTTGTTTATAACTGTAAGCAGGACTGGCGTGACCGTGAAACAGATCGTGCTCGAGCAGCCTACGATCACTTCACGCCATTAGACGGCAAATTCAATGATAATGTCATTTTACAAATTAAAAATGGGCCGATGGACTTTCAGGTGCGAGAGCCTGTTTCTCCACTAATAGGCGCTCTAAAAGATACAAATCAGATTCTTGAATTTCAAATTGCTCAGGAATATACCGGTCAGCAGCGTCACCTCTGCTATTTAATTCCTCAATGGAAAGAAGTCCTTGACTTCGACACCTACGCCAAGGGTAAGGGGACTGAGGTTAAGACAATTGTAAACGGCTCCTTATATAACAATAAATATAGTGGAATTTCAGCTGTTTCAAATATCGGTAATGATTATAACTGGACAGGTCATACGCTAGCCCAGGCAAACTTATATGGCTTTGGTAGATTGATTTGGAATCCTGATTTATCAGCAGATGAAATTACAGATGAATGGGTGAGAATGACCTTTGGAAATGAATCACAAACGGTAGAAGTGGTTTCTCATATGCTCAGTCAGTCTTGGGAAATTTATGAGAACTATACTTCCCCACTGGGTGTTGGTTGGATGATTAATCCCGGACATCATTACGGACCTAATATTGAAGGATATGAGTACTCTGCATGGGGAACCTATCACTTTTCAGACCGGGATGGAACGGGAGTAAACCGAACGCTAAAGAACGGTACCGGCTATACCGGACAATATTTTTCTCCTAATAAAGAGATTTATGAATCCATTGAAAGGTGTCCGGACGAATTGTTGCTCTTCTTCCACCATGTTCCTTACTCTCATCAGTTGAAATCGGGAGAAACCGTTATCCAGCATATCTACAATACTCACTTTGAAGGAGTAGAGCAGGTTGAAAGGTTAGCAGCTGACTGGAGAGAGTTAGAAGGGAAAGTAGATAAAGTTCGATTCAATGATGTTTTATCAAAACTGGAAGAACAGCTGGAGCACTCCAAAGAATGGCGCGACATTATTAATACCTATTATTATCGTAAGTCTGGTATTGACGATAGGTTTAAGCGAAAGATTTACTAA
- a CDS encoding YesL family protein produces the protein MEMSGMFGGVYRISLWISRFAYLNLIWILFTLLGLGVFGFMPATIAIFSVTRQWIRGNTDLPIYKTFLSYYKREFIRANLLGLILVLPAASIYLYFTLTQSSEMWMVITRGLLLVVTILYSIMLLYIFQAYVHTNLKLIMYLRTALMMGLAYPHYTLLMIISIFFLQFVFVNVPGLAIFFAMSITSYFLMWIGNRIFVNAQNAESEVKVST, from the coding sequence ATGGAAATGAGTGGAATGTTCGGAGGGGTTTACCGCATCAGTTTATGGATTAGTAGGTTTGCCTATCTTAATTTAATTTGGATCCTATTTACCTTACTTGGGCTAGGGGTCTTCGGGTTTATGCCTGCAACAATAGCCATATTCTCTGTAACGAGACAGTGGATTCGTGGAAATACAGATTTGCCAATTTATAAGACATTTTTAAGCTATTATAAGAGAGAATTTATAAGGGCGAATCTACTTGGACTGATTTTAGTCTTACCTGCTGCATCTATCTATTTATACTTCACGTTAACTCAAAGCTCGGAAATGTGGATGGTGATAACGAGAGGATTGTTGTTAGTCGTTACGATCCTATATAGTATCATGCTTCTATATATTTTTCAGGCTTATGTTCACACGAACTTAAAACTCATCATGTATTTAAGAACGGCTCTAATGATGGGACTAGCCTATCCACACTATACATTACTCATGATCATTTCAATCTTTTTTCTGCAATTTGTATTTGTAAATGTTCCGGGGCTTGCAATTTTTTTTGCTATGAGTATTACGAGTTATTTCCTCATGTGGATTGGTAATCGAATTTTTGTTAATGCACAAAATGCTGAAAGTGAGGTCAAAGTATCTACTTAA